Proteins from a single region of Rhipicephalus sanguineus isolate Rsan-2018 chromosome 5, BIME_Rsan_1.4, whole genome shotgun sequence:
- the LOC119394849 gene encoding tetraspanin-33 produces MATTAPTSQLDATLTRHTETSEPAPKEPEAEGERSLSTTTRIHTELRTRGIIVGVNLVIVLLSLVALWCATYSYSVRPSSERGNLLNNVMSKSFLYTLFMHLDVFILVLSVSLTVVAAFGLVGALRENIAVLEAYQSLLALTILLNSVAAVAGMLMPQSARNHLKQAAFVEFIQGYRQTEYFQHIIDALQTSMRCCGFSEDTFHDWNLNEYFHCASGNPSRERCSVPFSCCRQRVLGVNETSDQSMPSGRFCGHGVLLMDDQEAWKRVYTRSCADAALTYVMDNLVVFICVVMVVNMFLLFMLVTSAVLQDQVHTITTVYEAYYKTLEQGQVVMQEAGLIKSPEMHHDNKSADKNPDKANDKVPV; encoded by the coding sequence ATGGCTACAACAGCCCCAACATCGCAGCTTGACGCGACGTTGACGCGACACACGGAAACTTCGGAACCTGCACCAAAGGAACCTGAAGCGGAAGGCGAGCGGAGTCTCTCGACAACCACCCGTATCCACACCGAGCTCAGGACTCGCGGCATCATCGTGGGCGTCAACCTGGTCATCGTGCTACTGTCGCTGGTCGCGCTCTGGTGCGCCACCTACTCATACTCGGTGCGACCATCCTCGGAGCGAGGGAACCTGCTCAACAACGTCATGAGCAAGTCCTTCCTCTACACCTTATTCATGCACCTCGACGTCTTCATACTCGTACTCAGCGTATCTCTCACCGTGGTCGCCGCCTTCGGCCTGGTGGGCGCGCTTCGCGAGAACATCGCCGTGCTCGAGGCCTACCAGAGCCTGCTGGCCCTCACGATTCTGCTCAACAGCGTCGCGGCCGTCGCCGGCATGCTGATGCCGCAGTCGGCGCGCAACCACCTTAAGCAGGCCGCGTTCGTCGAGTTCATCCAGGGCTATCGGCAGACCGAGTACTTCCAGCACATAATTGACGCGCTCCAGACGTCGATGCGCTGCTGCGGCTTCTCCGAGGACACGTTTCACGACTGGAACCTCAACGAGTACTTCCACTGCGCGTCGGGCAACCCGAGCCGCGAGCGTTGCTCGGTTCCTTTCTCCTGCTGCCGGCAGCGCGTTCTGGGCGTCAACGAGACGTCCGACCAGTCGATGCCGTCCGGGCGCTTCTGCGGCCACGGCGTGCTGCTCATGGACGACCAGGAGGCCTGGAAGCGAGTGTACACGCGCAGTTGCGCCGATGCCGCGCTCACATACGTCATGGACAACCTCGTCGTGTTCATTTGCGTCGTCATGGTGGTCAACATGTTCCTGCTGTTCATGCTCGTCACGTCTGCCGTGTTGCAGGACCAGGTACACACCATCACGACCGTCTACGAGGCGTACTACAAGACGCTGGAGCAAGGCCAGGTCGTTATGCAGGAGGCCGGCCTCATAAAGTCTCCTGAAATGCATCACGATAATAAGTCGGCGGACAAGAATCCCGACAAAGCGAACGATAAGGTGCCCGTATAG